Proteins encoded together in one Urocitellus parryii isolate mUroPar1 chromosome 3, mUroPar1.hap1, whole genome shotgun sequence window:
- the Ano8 gene encoding anoctamin-8 isoform X1: MAETASGAGGTSLEGERGKRPPPEGEPAAPASGVLDKLFGKRLLQAGRYLVSHKAWMKTVPTENCDVLMTFPDTTDDHTLLWLLNHIRVGIPELIVQVRHHRHTRAYAFFVTATYESLLRGADELGLRKAVKAEFGGGTRGFSCEEDFIYENVESELRFFTSQERQSIIRFWLQNLRAKQGEALHNVRFLEDQPIIPELAARGIIQQVFPVHEQRILNRLMKSWVQAVCENQPLDDICDYFGVKIAMYFAWLGFYTSAMVYPAVFGSVLYTFTEADQTSRDVSCVVFALFNVIWSTLFLEEWKRRGAELAYKWGTLDSPGEAVEEPRPQFRGVRRISPVTRAEEFYYPPWKRLLFQLLVSLPLCLACLACVFLLMLGCFQLQELVLSVKGLPRLARFLPKVVLALLVSVSAEGYKKLAVWLNDMENYRLESAYEKHLIIKVVLFQFVNSYLSLFYIGFYLKDMERLKELLLVLSLSQSLERQLRAVLVPLVALRFRLLLLSLRGLLLSARAKMLATLLITRQFLQNVREVLQPHLYRRLGRGQLGLRAIWELARALLGLLSLRRPVPRRLEAQADEGSGGGSGGGRRCLSGGCGAPEEEEEATVERRPAGEGGEVRDGPRGGKEEAEEEEEEEEEEEEDEDEGEEGGLLDCGLRLKKVSFAERGAGRRRPGPNPEALLEEGSPTMVEKGLEPGVFTLAEEDDEPEGPPGSPEREPPTILLRRAGGEGRDQGPDGGPDPEPGSGDSAGRQKRQNRSSWIDPPEEEPSAQLTQAELESCMRKYEDTFQDYQEMFVQFGYVVLFSSAFPLAALCALVNNLIEIRSDAFKLCTGLQRPFGQRVESIGQWQKVMEAMGVLAIVVNCYLIGQCGQLQRLFPWLSPEAAIVSVVVLEHFALLLKYLIHVAIPDIPGWVAEEMAKLEYQRREAFKRHERQAQHRYQQQQRRRREEEERQRHAEHHARRERDTSGREEARAEGTGLDPATSEKTSAKAKGGGAGSHGPERPKRPGSLLAPNNVMKLKQIIPLQGKFLSSGATSSLAGTGTGPATRQPSAQSPTGSDTRLPAFLSFKFLKSPETRRDPERSHSPPKAFHAGKLFPFGGTRAETGSNGAGGQARQDGTPSGGSGRAQRSGPADEASAEELEAPRPEEEGSGTALALAGAPALRTRRSRSPAPPPPIPLSRPPTPPAGCWQWDGPWGCGGEGAAPRQAPPAAECPPCALPGPPPALQPLPGDASFYSLPPPPLPLTSEPPGAPSPSPSPSPQAVCWPSGWH, translated from the exons ATGGCCGAGACTGCCTCGGGCGCCGGGGGCACGTCCCTGGAGGGAGAGCGCGGCAAGAGGCCCCCGCCGGAGGGCGAGCCCGCAGCCCCTGCGTCTGGAGTTCTGG ATAAGCTTTTCGGGAAGCGGCTCCTGCAGGCGGGTCGCTACCTGGTGTCCCACAAGGCATGGATGAAGACCGTTCCCACGGAGAACTGTGATGTGCTGATGACCTTTCCAG ACACCACTGATGACCACACGCTGCTATGGCTGCTGAACCACATCCGTGTGGGCATCCCTGAGCTCATCGTGCAAGTCCGCCACCACCGCCACACGCGTGCCTACGCCTTCTTCGTCACAGCCACATATGAGAG cctcctccGAGGGGCCGACGAGCTGGGTCTGCGCAAGGCTGTGAAGGCCGAGTTCGGTGGGGGCACCCGCGGCTTCTCCTGCGAAGAAGACTTCATCTATGAGAATGTGGAAAGTGAGCTACGCTTCTTCACATCCCAG GAACGCCAGAGCATCATCCGCTTCTGGCTGCAGAACCTGCGTGCCAAGCAGGGAGAGGCGTTGCACAACGTGCGGTTCCTGGAGGACCAGCCAATCA TCCCGGAGCTGGCAGCCCGGGGGATCATCCAGCAGGTGTTCCCGGTCCATGAACAGCGCATCCTGAACCGCCTCATGAAGTCCTGGGTGCAGGCTGTGTGTGAAAACCAGCCTTTAG ATGACATCTGTGACTACTTTGGTGTGAAGATTGCCATGTACTTTGCCTGGCTGGGCTTCTACACGTCAGCAATGGTGTACCCCGCTGTCTTTGGCTCTGTCCTGTACACGTTCACGGAGGCTGATCAG ACAAGCCGGGATGTGTCCTGCGTGGTCTTTGCACTCTTCAACGTGATCTGGTCAACACTGTTCTTAGAGGAGTGGAAACGGAGGGGGGCAGAGCTGGCCTACAAGTGGGGAACACTGGATTCACCTGGGGAAGCTGTGGAGGAGCCACGTCCCCAGTTCAGG GGCGTGCGCCGCATCAGCCCCGTGACCCGCGCTGAGGAGTTCTACTACCCGCCGTGGAAGCGGCTGCTCTTCCAGCTGCTCGTGAGCCTGCCGCTGTGCTTGGCCTGCCTGGCCTGCGTCTTCTTGCTCATGCTGGGATGCTTCCAGCTGCAG GAGCTGGTGCTGAGTGTGAAGGGGCTTCCCCGTCTGGCCCGCTTCCTGCCCAAGGTCGTGCTGGCCCTGCTGGTCAGCGTGAGCGCGGAGGGCTACAAGAAGCTGGCCGTCTGGCTCAACGACATGG AGAACTACCGGCTAGAGAGCGCCTACGAGAAGCACCTCATCATCAAGGTCGTCCTG tTCCAGTTTGTCAACTCGTACCTGAGCCTCTTCTACATCGGCTTCTACCTCAAGGACATGGAGCGCCTCAAAGAG CTCCTGCTCGTCCTGTCCCTGTCCCAGAGCCTTGAGCGGCAGCTGCGGGCGGTGCTGGTCCCGCTCGTGGCCCTGCGGTTCcgcctgctcctcctctccctccggGGCCTTCTGCTCTCGGCCCGGGCCAAA ATGCTGGCCACGCTGCTGATCACCCGCCAGTTCCTCCAGAATGTGCGTGAGGTCCTGCAGCCACACCTGTACCGTAGGCTGGGTCGTGGCCAGCTCGGTCTGCGGGCCATCTGGGAGCTGGCCCGAGCCCTGCTCGGCCTGTTGAGCCTCCGGCGCCCTGTGCCTCGCCGCCTTGAAGCCCAGGCCGACGAGGGCAGTGGCGGCGGCAGTGGGGGGGGCCGCAGGTGTCTCAGTGGGGGCTGCGGGGCacctgaggaggaggaagaggccacAGTGGAGCGGAGACCAGCCGGAGAAGGTGGGGAGGTCAGGGACGGGCCCCGGGGGGgcaaggaggaggcagaagaggaggaggaagaggaggaagaagaggaggaggacgaggacgAGGGCGAGGAAGGTGGCCTTCTGGACTGTGGGCTCCGCCTGAAGAAGGTCAGCTTTGCTGagcgcggggcggggcggcgcCGGCCGGGCCCGAACCCAGAGGCCCTCCTGGAGGAGGGCAGCCCCACCATGGTGGAGAAGGGGCTGGAGCCGGGCGTGTTCACACTGGCCGAGGAAGACGACGAGCCTGAGGGTCCTCCTGGCAGCCCTGAGCGAGAGCCCCCAACCATCCTGCTCCGTCGGGCCGGGGGCGAGGGCCGAGACCAAGGGCCTGATGGAGGCCCAGACCCAGAGCCTGGCTCTGGGGACTCTGCCGGGAGGCAGAAGAGGCAGAACCGGTCATCTTGGATAGACCCGCCTGAGGAGGAGCCCTCGGCCCAGTTGACCCAGGCAGAGCTGGAGAGCTGCATGAGGAAGTACGAG gACACCTTCCAGGACTACCAGGAGATGTTCGTGCAGTTCGGCTACGTCGTGCTCTTCTCGTCCGCCTTCCCGCTGGCCGCGCTCTGCGCCCTGGTCAACAACCTCATCGAGATCCGCAGTGACGCCTTTAAACTGTGCACGGGCCTGCAGCGGCCCTTCGGCCAGCGCGTCGAGAGCATCGGCCAGTggcag AAGGTCATGGAGGCCATGGGCGTGCTGGCGATCGTGGTGAACTGCTACCTCATCGGCCAGTGCGGGCAGCTGCAGCGCCTCTTCCCTTGGCTGAGCCCGGAAGCAGCCATTGTGTCCGTGGTGGTGCTCGAG CACTTCGCTCTGCTCCTCAAGTACCTCATCCATGTGGCCATCCCCGACATCCCAGGCTGGGTGGCCGAGGAGATGGCCAAGCTCGAGTATCAGCGACGAGAGGCCTTCAAG AGACACGAGCGCCAGGCCCAGCACCGCtatcagcagcagcagcggcggcggcgggaggaggaggagcgccAGCGCCACGCGGAGCATCATGCCCGCAGGGAGCGCGATACCAGTGGCCgggaggaggccagggctgaGGGCACTGGGCTGGACCCGGCCACCTCCGAGAAGACCTCTGCCAAAGCCAAGGGTGGCGGAGCGGGCAGCCATGGGCCTGAGCGGCCCAAGCGCCCGGGGTCCCTGCTGGCACCCAACAATGTCATGAAGCTGAAGCAGATCATCCCGCTACAGGGCAAGTTCCTGTCATCAGGGGCCACGTCCTCGCTGGCCGGCACAGGGACTGGCCCTGCCACTCGGCAGCCCTCTGCCCAGTCACCCACCGGCAGTGACACCCGCCTACCGGCCTTCCTCAGCTTCAAGTTCCTCAAGTCGCCCGAGACCCGAAGGGATCCGGAGCGCAGCCACTCGCCACCCAAGGCCTTCCACGCCGGCAAGCTCTTCCCTTTTGGCGGGACCCGGGCTGAGACCGGGTCCAACGGGGCGGGCGGGCAGGCCCGACAGGACGGGACCCCCAGCGGTGGCAGCGGCCGGGCCCAGAGGAGTGGGCCAGCGGACGAGGCCTCAGCTGAGGAGCTGGAAGCCCCCCGGCCCGAAGAGGAAGGCTCAG GGACAGCGCTGGCCCTCGCGGGCGCCCCTGCCCTCCGCACCCGCCGCAGCCGGAgccccgcgccgccgccgccaaTACCGCTGTCCCGGCCCCCGACGCCACCCGCCGGCTGCTGGCAATGGGACGGGCCTTGGGGCTGCGGGGGCGAGGGCGCCGCCCCCCGCCAGGCCCCGCCCGCCGCTGAGTGCCCCCCCTGTGCCCTCCCGGGCCCCCCTCCAGCCCTGCAGCCGCTGCCCGGGGACGCCAGCTTCTACAGCCTCCCGCCCCCGCCGTTGCCACTCACCTCCGAACCCCCGGGGGCGCCCtcgcccagccccagccccagcccccaggccgTGTGCTGGCCCAGCGGCTGGCACTAG
- the Ano8 gene encoding anoctamin-8 isoform X3, translating to MAETASGAGGTSLEGERGKRPPPEGEPAAPASGVLDKLFGKRLLQAGRYLVSHKAWMKTVPTENCDVLMTFPDTTDDHTLLWLLNHIRVGIPELIVQVRHHRHTRAYAFFVTATYESLLRGADELGLRKAVKAEFGGGTRGFSCEEDFIYENVESELRFFTSQERQSIIRFWLQNLRAKQGEALHNVRFLEDQPIIPELAARGIIQQVFPVHEQRILNRLMKSWVQAVCENQPLDDICDYFGVKIAMYFAWLGFYTSAMVYPAVFGSVLYTFTEADQTSRDVSCVVFALFNVIWSTLFLEEWKRRGAELAYKWGTLDSPGEAVEEPRPQFRGVRRISPVTRAEEFYYPPWKRLLFQLLVSLPLCLACLACVFLLMLGCFQLQELVLSVKGLPRLARFLPKVVLALLVSVSAEGYKKLAVWLNDMENYRLESAYEKHLIIKVVLFQFVNSYLSLFYIGFYLKDMERLKELLLVLSLSQSLERQLRAVLVPLVALRFRLLLLSLRGLLLSARAKMLATLLITRQFLQNVREVLQPHLYRRLGRGQLGLRAIWELARALLGLLSLRRPVPRRLEAQADEGSGGGSGGGRRCLSGGCGAPEEEEEATVERRPAGEGGEVRDGPRGGKEEAEEEEEEEEEEEEDEDEGEEGGLLDCGLRLKKVSFAERGAGRRRPGPNPEALLEEGSPTMVEKGLEPGVFTLAEEDDEPEGPPGSPEREPPTILLRRAGGEGRDQGPDGGPDPEPGSGDSAGRQKRQNRSSWIDPPEEEPSAQLTQAELESCMRKYEDTFQDYQEMFVQFGYVVLFSSAFPLAALCALVNNLIEIRSDAFKLCTGLQRPFGQRVESIGQWQKVMEAMGVLAIVVNCYLIGQCGQLQRLFPWLSPEAAIVSVVVLEHFALLLKYLIHVAIPDIPGWVAEEMAKLEYQRREAFKRHERQAQHRYQQQQRRRREEEERQRHAEHHARRERDTSGREEARAEGTGLDPATSEKTSAKAKGGGAGSHGPERPKRPGSLLAPNNVMKLKQIIPLQGKFLSSGATSSLAGTGTGPATRQPSAQSPTGSDTRLPAFLSFKFLKSPETRRDPERSHSPPKAFHAGKLFPFGGTRAETGSNGAGGQARQDGTPSGGSGRAQRSGPADEASAEELEAPRPEEEGSGHKL from the exons ATGGCCGAGACTGCCTCGGGCGCCGGGGGCACGTCCCTGGAGGGAGAGCGCGGCAAGAGGCCCCCGCCGGAGGGCGAGCCCGCAGCCCCTGCGTCTGGAGTTCTGG ATAAGCTTTTCGGGAAGCGGCTCCTGCAGGCGGGTCGCTACCTGGTGTCCCACAAGGCATGGATGAAGACCGTTCCCACGGAGAACTGTGATGTGCTGATGACCTTTCCAG ACACCACTGATGACCACACGCTGCTATGGCTGCTGAACCACATCCGTGTGGGCATCCCTGAGCTCATCGTGCAAGTCCGCCACCACCGCCACACGCGTGCCTACGCCTTCTTCGTCACAGCCACATATGAGAG cctcctccGAGGGGCCGACGAGCTGGGTCTGCGCAAGGCTGTGAAGGCCGAGTTCGGTGGGGGCACCCGCGGCTTCTCCTGCGAAGAAGACTTCATCTATGAGAATGTGGAAAGTGAGCTACGCTTCTTCACATCCCAG GAACGCCAGAGCATCATCCGCTTCTGGCTGCAGAACCTGCGTGCCAAGCAGGGAGAGGCGTTGCACAACGTGCGGTTCCTGGAGGACCAGCCAATCA TCCCGGAGCTGGCAGCCCGGGGGATCATCCAGCAGGTGTTCCCGGTCCATGAACAGCGCATCCTGAACCGCCTCATGAAGTCCTGGGTGCAGGCTGTGTGTGAAAACCAGCCTTTAG ATGACATCTGTGACTACTTTGGTGTGAAGATTGCCATGTACTTTGCCTGGCTGGGCTTCTACACGTCAGCAATGGTGTACCCCGCTGTCTTTGGCTCTGTCCTGTACACGTTCACGGAGGCTGATCAG ACAAGCCGGGATGTGTCCTGCGTGGTCTTTGCACTCTTCAACGTGATCTGGTCAACACTGTTCTTAGAGGAGTGGAAACGGAGGGGGGCAGAGCTGGCCTACAAGTGGGGAACACTGGATTCACCTGGGGAAGCTGTGGAGGAGCCACGTCCCCAGTTCAGG GGCGTGCGCCGCATCAGCCCCGTGACCCGCGCTGAGGAGTTCTACTACCCGCCGTGGAAGCGGCTGCTCTTCCAGCTGCTCGTGAGCCTGCCGCTGTGCTTGGCCTGCCTGGCCTGCGTCTTCTTGCTCATGCTGGGATGCTTCCAGCTGCAG GAGCTGGTGCTGAGTGTGAAGGGGCTTCCCCGTCTGGCCCGCTTCCTGCCCAAGGTCGTGCTGGCCCTGCTGGTCAGCGTGAGCGCGGAGGGCTACAAGAAGCTGGCCGTCTGGCTCAACGACATGG AGAACTACCGGCTAGAGAGCGCCTACGAGAAGCACCTCATCATCAAGGTCGTCCTG tTCCAGTTTGTCAACTCGTACCTGAGCCTCTTCTACATCGGCTTCTACCTCAAGGACATGGAGCGCCTCAAAGAG CTCCTGCTCGTCCTGTCCCTGTCCCAGAGCCTTGAGCGGCAGCTGCGGGCGGTGCTGGTCCCGCTCGTGGCCCTGCGGTTCcgcctgctcctcctctccctccggGGCCTTCTGCTCTCGGCCCGGGCCAAA ATGCTGGCCACGCTGCTGATCACCCGCCAGTTCCTCCAGAATGTGCGTGAGGTCCTGCAGCCACACCTGTACCGTAGGCTGGGTCGTGGCCAGCTCGGTCTGCGGGCCATCTGGGAGCTGGCCCGAGCCCTGCTCGGCCTGTTGAGCCTCCGGCGCCCTGTGCCTCGCCGCCTTGAAGCCCAGGCCGACGAGGGCAGTGGCGGCGGCAGTGGGGGGGGCCGCAGGTGTCTCAGTGGGGGCTGCGGGGCacctgaggaggaggaagaggccacAGTGGAGCGGAGACCAGCCGGAGAAGGTGGGGAGGTCAGGGACGGGCCCCGGGGGGgcaaggaggaggcagaagaggaggaggaagaggaggaagaagaggaggaggacgaggacgAGGGCGAGGAAGGTGGCCTTCTGGACTGTGGGCTCCGCCTGAAGAAGGTCAGCTTTGCTGagcgcggggcggggcggcgcCGGCCGGGCCCGAACCCAGAGGCCCTCCTGGAGGAGGGCAGCCCCACCATGGTGGAGAAGGGGCTGGAGCCGGGCGTGTTCACACTGGCCGAGGAAGACGACGAGCCTGAGGGTCCTCCTGGCAGCCCTGAGCGAGAGCCCCCAACCATCCTGCTCCGTCGGGCCGGGGGCGAGGGCCGAGACCAAGGGCCTGATGGAGGCCCAGACCCAGAGCCTGGCTCTGGGGACTCTGCCGGGAGGCAGAAGAGGCAGAACCGGTCATCTTGGATAGACCCGCCTGAGGAGGAGCCCTCGGCCCAGTTGACCCAGGCAGAGCTGGAGAGCTGCATGAGGAAGTACGAG gACACCTTCCAGGACTACCAGGAGATGTTCGTGCAGTTCGGCTACGTCGTGCTCTTCTCGTCCGCCTTCCCGCTGGCCGCGCTCTGCGCCCTGGTCAACAACCTCATCGAGATCCGCAGTGACGCCTTTAAACTGTGCACGGGCCTGCAGCGGCCCTTCGGCCAGCGCGTCGAGAGCATCGGCCAGTggcag AAGGTCATGGAGGCCATGGGCGTGCTGGCGATCGTGGTGAACTGCTACCTCATCGGCCAGTGCGGGCAGCTGCAGCGCCTCTTCCCTTGGCTGAGCCCGGAAGCAGCCATTGTGTCCGTGGTGGTGCTCGAG CACTTCGCTCTGCTCCTCAAGTACCTCATCCATGTGGCCATCCCCGACATCCCAGGCTGGGTGGCCGAGGAGATGGCCAAGCTCGAGTATCAGCGACGAGAGGCCTTCAAG AGACACGAGCGCCAGGCCCAGCACCGCtatcagcagcagcagcggcggcggcgggaggaggaggagcgccAGCGCCACGCGGAGCATCATGCCCGCAGGGAGCGCGATACCAGTGGCCgggaggaggccagggctgaGGGCACTGGGCTGGACCCGGCCACCTCCGAGAAGACCTCTGCCAAAGCCAAGGGTGGCGGAGCGGGCAGCCATGGGCCTGAGCGGCCCAAGCGCCCGGGGTCCCTGCTGGCACCCAACAATGTCATGAAGCTGAAGCAGATCATCCCGCTACAGGGCAAGTTCCTGTCATCAGGGGCCACGTCCTCGCTGGCCGGCACAGGGACTGGCCCTGCCACTCGGCAGCCCTCTGCCCAGTCACCCACCGGCAGTGACACCCGCCTACCGGCCTTCCTCAGCTTCAAGTTCCTCAAGTCGCCCGAGACCCGAAGGGATCCGGAGCGCAGCCACTCGCCACCCAAGGCCTTCCACGCCGGCAAGCTCTTCCCTTTTGGCGGGACCCGGGCTGAGACCGGGTCCAACGGGGCGGGCGGGCAGGCCCGACAGGACGGGACCCCCAGCGGTGGCAGCGGCCGGGCCCAGAGGAGTGGGCCAGCGGACGAGGCCTCAGCTGAGGAGCTGGAAGCCCCCCGGCCCGAAGAGGAAGGCTCAGGTCACAAGCTTTAA
- the Ano8 gene encoding anoctamin-8 isoform X2: MAETASGAGGTSLEGERGKRPPPEGEPAAPASGVLDKLFGKRLLQAGRYLVSHKAWMKTVPTENCDVLMTFPDTTDDHTLLWLLNHIRVGIPELIVQVRHHRHTRAYAFFVTATYESLLRGADELGLRKAVKAEFGGGTRGFSCEEDFIYENVESELRFFTSQERQSIIRFWLQNLRAKQGEALHNVRFLEDQPIIPELAARGIIQQVFPVHEQRILNRLMKSWVQAVCENQPLDDICDYFGVKIAMYFAWLGFYTSAMVYPAVFGSVLYTFTEADQTSRDVSCVVFALFNVIWSTLFLEEWKRRGAELAYKWGTLDSPGEAVEEPRPQFRGVRRISPVTRAEEFYYPPWKRLLFQLLVSLPLCLACLACVFLLMLGCFQLQELVLSVKGLPRLARFLPKVVLALLVSVSAEGYKKLAVWLNDMENYRLESAYEKHLIIKVVLFQFVNSYLSLFYIGFYLKDMERLKEMLATLLITRQFLQNVREVLQPHLYRRLGRGQLGLRAIWELARALLGLLSLRRPVPRRLEAQADEGSGGGSGGGRRCLSGGCGAPEEEEEATVERRPAGEGGEVRDGPRGGKEEAEEEEEEEEEEEEDEDEGEEGGLLDCGLRLKKVSFAERGAGRRRPGPNPEALLEEGSPTMVEKGLEPGVFTLAEEDDEPEGPPGSPEREPPTILLRRAGGEGRDQGPDGGPDPEPGSGDSAGRQKRQNRSSWIDPPEEEPSAQLTQAELESCMRKYEDTFQDYQEMFVQFGYVVLFSSAFPLAALCALVNNLIEIRSDAFKLCTGLQRPFGQRVESIGQWQKVMEAMGVLAIVVNCYLIGQCGQLQRLFPWLSPEAAIVSVVVLEHFALLLKYLIHVAIPDIPGWVAEEMAKLEYQRREAFKRHERQAQHRYQQQQRRRREEEERQRHAEHHARRERDTSGREEARAEGTGLDPATSEKTSAKAKGGGAGSHGPERPKRPGSLLAPNNVMKLKQIIPLQGKFLSSGATSSLAGTGTGPATRQPSAQSPTGSDTRLPAFLSFKFLKSPETRRDPERSHSPPKAFHAGKLFPFGGTRAETGSNGAGGQARQDGTPSGGSGRAQRSGPADEASAEELEAPRPEEEGSGTALALAGAPALRTRRSRSPAPPPPIPLSRPPTPPAGCWQWDGPWGCGGEGAAPRQAPPAAECPPCALPGPPPALQPLPGDASFYSLPPPPLPLTSEPPGAPSPSPSPSPQAVCWPSGWH, from the exons ATGGCCGAGACTGCCTCGGGCGCCGGGGGCACGTCCCTGGAGGGAGAGCGCGGCAAGAGGCCCCCGCCGGAGGGCGAGCCCGCAGCCCCTGCGTCTGGAGTTCTGG ATAAGCTTTTCGGGAAGCGGCTCCTGCAGGCGGGTCGCTACCTGGTGTCCCACAAGGCATGGATGAAGACCGTTCCCACGGAGAACTGTGATGTGCTGATGACCTTTCCAG ACACCACTGATGACCACACGCTGCTATGGCTGCTGAACCACATCCGTGTGGGCATCCCTGAGCTCATCGTGCAAGTCCGCCACCACCGCCACACGCGTGCCTACGCCTTCTTCGTCACAGCCACATATGAGAG cctcctccGAGGGGCCGACGAGCTGGGTCTGCGCAAGGCTGTGAAGGCCGAGTTCGGTGGGGGCACCCGCGGCTTCTCCTGCGAAGAAGACTTCATCTATGAGAATGTGGAAAGTGAGCTACGCTTCTTCACATCCCAG GAACGCCAGAGCATCATCCGCTTCTGGCTGCAGAACCTGCGTGCCAAGCAGGGAGAGGCGTTGCACAACGTGCGGTTCCTGGAGGACCAGCCAATCA TCCCGGAGCTGGCAGCCCGGGGGATCATCCAGCAGGTGTTCCCGGTCCATGAACAGCGCATCCTGAACCGCCTCATGAAGTCCTGGGTGCAGGCTGTGTGTGAAAACCAGCCTTTAG ATGACATCTGTGACTACTTTGGTGTGAAGATTGCCATGTACTTTGCCTGGCTGGGCTTCTACACGTCAGCAATGGTGTACCCCGCTGTCTTTGGCTCTGTCCTGTACACGTTCACGGAGGCTGATCAG ACAAGCCGGGATGTGTCCTGCGTGGTCTTTGCACTCTTCAACGTGATCTGGTCAACACTGTTCTTAGAGGAGTGGAAACGGAGGGGGGCAGAGCTGGCCTACAAGTGGGGAACACTGGATTCACCTGGGGAAGCTGTGGAGGAGCCACGTCCCCAGTTCAGG GGCGTGCGCCGCATCAGCCCCGTGACCCGCGCTGAGGAGTTCTACTACCCGCCGTGGAAGCGGCTGCTCTTCCAGCTGCTCGTGAGCCTGCCGCTGTGCTTGGCCTGCCTGGCCTGCGTCTTCTTGCTCATGCTGGGATGCTTCCAGCTGCAG GAGCTGGTGCTGAGTGTGAAGGGGCTTCCCCGTCTGGCCCGCTTCCTGCCCAAGGTCGTGCTGGCCCTGCTGGTCAGCGTGAGCGCGGAGGGCTACAAGAAGCTGGCCGTCTGGCTCAACGACATGG AGAACTACCGGCTAGAGAGCGCCTACGAGAAGCACCTCATCATCAAGGTCGTCCTG tTCCAGTTTGTCAACTCGTACCTGAGCCTCTTCTACATCGGCTTCTACCTCAAGGACATGGAGCGCCTCAAAGAG ATGCTGGCCACGCTGCTGATCACCCGCCAGTTCCTCCAGAATGTGCGTGAGGTCCTGCAGCCACACCTGTACCGTAGGCTGGGTCGTGGCCAGCTCGGTCTGCGGGCCATCTGGGAGCTGGCCCGAGCCCTGCTCGGCCTGTTGAGCCTCCGGCGCCCTGTGCCTCGCCGCCTTGAAGCCCAGGCCGACGAGGGCAGTGGCGGCGGCAGTGGGGGGGGCCGCAGGTGTCTCAGTGGGGGCTGCGGGGCacctgaggaggaggaagaggccacAGTGGAGCGGAGACCAGCCGGAGAAGGTGGGGAGGTCAGGGACGGGCCCCGGGGGGgcaaggaggaggcagaagaggaggaggaagaggaggaagaagaggaggaggacgaggacgAGGGCGAGGAAGGTGGCCTTCTGGACTGTGGGCTCCGCCTGAAGAAGGTCAGCTTTGCTGagcgcggggcggggcggcgcCGGCCGGGCCCGAACCCAGAGGCCCTCCTGGAGGAGGGCAGCCCCACCATGGTGGAGAAGGGGCTGGAGCCGGGCGTGTTCACACTGGCCGAGGAAGACGACGAGCCTGAGGGTCCTCCTGGCAGCCCTGAGCGAGAGCCCCCAACCATCCTGCTCCGTCGGGCCGGGGGCGAGGGCCGAGACCAAGGGCCTGATGGAGGCCCAGACCCAGAGCCTGGCTCTGGGGACTCTGCCGGGAGGCAGAAGAGGCAGAACCGGTCATCTTGGATAGACCCGCCTGAGGAGGAGCCCTCGGCCCAGTTGACCCAGGCAGAGCTGGAGAGCTGCATGAGGAAGTACGAG gACACCTTCCAGGACTACCAGGAGATGTTCGTGCAGTTCGGCTACGTCGTGCTCTTCTCGTCCGCCTTCCCGCTGGCCGCGCTCTGCGCCCTGGTCAACAACCTCATCGAGATCCGCAGTGACGCCTTTAAACTGTGCACGGGCCTGCAGCGGCCCTTCGGCCAGCGCGTCGAGAGCATCGGCCAGTggcag AAGGTCATGGAGGCCATGGGCGTGCTGGCGATCGTGGTGAACTGCTACCTCATCGGCCAGTGCGGGCAGCTGCAGCGCCTCTTCCCTTGGCTGAGCCCGGAAGCAGCCATTGTGTCCGTGGTGGTGCTCGAG CACTTCGCTCTGCTCCTCAAGTACCTCATCCATGTGGCCATCCCCGACATCCCAGGCTGGGTGGCCGAGGAGATGGCCAAGCTCGAGTATCAGCGACGAGAGGCCTTCAAG AGACACGAGCGCCAGGCCCAGCACCGCtatcagcagcagcagcggcggcggcgggaggaggaggagcgccAGCGCCACGCGGAGCATCATGCCCGCAGGGAGCGCGATACCAGTGGCCgggaggaggccagggctgaGGGCACTGGGCTGGACCCGGCCACCTCCGAGAAGACCTCTGCCAAAGCCAAGGGTGGCGGAGCGGGCAGCCATGGGCCTGAGCGGCCCAAGCGCCCGGGGTCCCTGCTGGCACCCAACAATGTCATGAAGCTGAAGCAGATCATCCCGCTACAGGGCAAGTTCCTGTCATCAGGGGCCACGTCCTCGCTGGCCGGCACAGGGACTGGCCCTGCCACTCGGCAGCCCTCTGCCCAGTCACCCACCGGCAGTGACACCCGCCTACCGGCCTTCCTCAGCTTCAAGTTCCTCAAGTCGCCCGAGACCCGAAGGGATCCGGAGCGCAGCCACTCGCCACCCAAGGCCTTCCACGCCGGCAAGCTCTTCCCTTTTGGCGGGACCCGGGCTGAGACCGGGTCCAACGGGGCGGGCGGGCAGGCCCGACAGGACGGGACCCCCAGCGGTGGCAGCGGCCGGGCCCAGAGGAGTGGGCCAGCGGACGAGGCCTCAGCTGAGGAGCTGGAAGCCCCCCGGCCCGAAGAGGAAGGCTCAG GGACAGCGCTGGCCCTCGCGGGCGCCCCTGCCCTCCGCACCCGCCGCAGCCGGAgccccgcgccgccgccgccaaTACCGCTGTCCCGGCCCCCGACGCCACCCGCCGGCTGCTGGCAATGGGACGGGCCTTGGGGCTGCGGGGGCGAGGGCGCCGCCCCCCGCCAGGCCCCGCCCGCCGCTGAGTGCCCCCCCTGTGCCCTCCCGGGCCCCCCTCCAGCCCTGCAGCCGCTGCCCGGGGACGCCAGCTTCTACAGCCTCCCGCCCCCGCCGTTGCCACTCACCTCCGAACCCCCGGGGGCGCCCtcgcccagccccagccccagcccccaggccgTGTGCTGGCCCAGCGGCTGGCACTAG